The following nucleotide sequence is from Triticum dicoccoides isolate Atlit2015 ecotype Zavitan chromosome 7B, WEW_v2.0, whole genome shotgun sequence.
NNNNNNNNNNNNNNNNNNNNNNNNNNNNNNNNNNNNNNNNNNNNNNNNNNNNNNNNNNNNNNNNNNNNNNNNNNNNNNNNNNNNNNNNNNNNNNNNNNNNNNNNNNNNNNNNNNNNNNNNNNNNNNNNNNNNNNNNNNNNNNNNNNNNNNNNNNNNNNNNNNNNNNNNNNNNNNNNNNNNNNNNNNNNNNNNNNNNNNNNNNNNNNNNNNNNNNNNNNNNNNNNNNNNNNNNNNNNNNNNNNNNNNNNNNNNNNNNNNNNNNNNNNNNNNNNNNNNNNNNNNNNNNNNNNNNNNNNNNNNNNNNNNNNNNNNNNNNNNNNNNNNNNNNNNNNNNNNNNNNNNNNNNNNNNNNNNNNNNNNNNNNNNNNNNNNNNNNNNNNNNNNNNNNNNNNNNNNNNNNNNNNNNNNNNNNNNNNNNNNNNNNNNNNNNNNNNNNNNNNNNNNNNNNNNNNNNNNNNNNNNNNNNNNNNNNNNNNNNNNNNNNNNNNNNNNNNNNNNNNNNNNNNNNNNNNNNNNNNNNNNNNNNNNNNNNNNNNNNNNNNNNNNNNNNNNNNNNNNNNNNNNNNNNNNNNNNNNNNNNNNNNNNNNNNNNNNNNNNNNNNNNNNNNNNNNNNNNNNNNNNNNNNNNNNNNNNNNNNNNNNNNNNNNNNNNNNNNNNNNNNNNNNNNNNNNNNNNNNNNNNNNNNNNNNNNNNNNNNNNNNNNNNNNNNNNNNNNNNNNNNNNNNNNNNNNNNNNNNNNNNNNNNNNNNNNNNNNNNNNNNNNNNNNNNNNNNNNNNNNNNNNNNNNNNNNNNNNNNNNNNNNNNNNNNNNNNNNNNNNNNNNNNNNNNNNNNNNNNNNNNNNNNNNNNNNNNNNNNNNNNNNNNNNNNNNNNNNNNNNNNNNNNNNNNNNNNNNNNNNNNNNNNNNNNNNNNNNNNNNNNNNNNNNNNNNNNNNNNNNNNNNNNNNNNNNNNNNNNNNNNNNNNNNNNNNNNNNNNNNNNNNNNNNNNNNNNNNNNNNNNNNNNNNNNNNNNNNNNNNNNNNNNNNNNNNNNNNNNNNNNNNNNNNNNNNNNNNNNNNNNNNNNNNNNNNNNNNNNNNNNNNNNNNNNNNNNNNNNNNNNNNNNNNNNNNNNNNNNNNNNNNNNCGGTGGGGTGGCGGGGCGGTGGGGCGACCGGGCGGCGGCGAGTGCTGGGGGCGGCGTCGCGCGTGTGGGAgcaggagagaaacagagagagagggcgggGTGGGGCGCGCCGTTATTTTTGTTGAATGTTTGCCGTCCGCCCTCTTTGCCGTCCACTTttttgctctttgtcgtctgctatcagacggcaaagagggggacgTTAAGTAATTTTTAAATAGCTCCTCAGTGGGggacccctccctctttgccgtctgctagcggacggcaaagattgttTGCCGTcaactagcggacgacaaagaacaggctgatggcaaaggctttctttgccatcagccagttctttgccgtctgctttcgggtagctgatggcaaagagcttctttgccgtctgctagctgacggcaaagagctggcagatggcaaagtagctgattccagtagtgtataatggtaaattgtataggtgcactagttcgacgaagagatggtgatacaagtgcaatatggatggtagataaaggtatttttaatctgaaattataaaaacatcaaggtaactaatgataaaagtgagcgtaaacggtattgcaatggtaggaaacaaggcctaaggttcatactttcactagtgcaagttctctcaacaataataacatagatagatcatataacaatccctcaacatgcaacaaagagtcactccaaagccactaatagcggagaacaaacaaagagattatggtagggtacgaaaccacctcaaagttattctttcggattgatctattcaagagttcgtactagaagaacaccttaagacacaaatcaaccaaaaccctaatgtcacctagatactccattgtcacctcaagtatctgtgggcatgattatacgatatgcatcacacaatctcagattcatctattcaaccaacacaaagtacttcaaagagtgccccaaagtttctaccggagagtcaagacgaaaacgtgtgtcaacccctatgcataggttcatgggcggaacccgcaagttggtcaccaaaacatacatcaagtggcaagtgatatcccaatgtcaccacagatacgcacggcaagacatacatcaagtgttctcaaatcattaaagactcaattcgataagataacttcaagaggaaaactcaattcatcacaagagagtgagagggggagaaacatcataagatccaactataatagcaaagctcgcgatacatcaagattgttccatagagagaacacgagagagagagagagatcaaacacatagctacgggtacataccctcagccccgagggtgaactactccctcctcgtcatggagagccccgggatgatgaagatggccactggtgagggatcccgcctccggcagggtgccggaatgggctcccgagaggtttttggtggctatagaggcgtgcggcggcggaactcccgatctatctttgttatcggtgtttttagggtacgtgggcttatttaggtgaaagaagtcggtcggggggtgctcgaggggcccacaagacagggttgCACGcccaggggtgggcgtgccctcctatctcctggcctcctcgaggatcttctgacgtgaacttcaAGTCTCCcgaatcatattcttcccaaaaatcacgctgccgaaggtttcattccgtttggactccctttgatattccttttcttcaaaatactgaaacagacaataaaacaacaatatgggttgggcctccggttaatgggttagtcccaaaagtaatataaaagtgtataataaagcccataatcattcaaaacaggtaatataatagcatggaacaatcaaaaattccaaatacattggagacgtatcaaacaacaatgaggagatgaaagagcttgtgaagataatgggaaaaatcgatgtgctctgtagtatgattgtctctttatttgcagtgtacgtAGCACTCCTGATGTAtttagtggctatgacatgagcactttgctgaaactagtaataaatGAAACCTATGTAGGaggttgggcgtagtgttgtgaacatataatgatttctattaacgaaaatcaggaggtatccccttttgctcataaacaaataaatagcagaggcccttttggtaataaataaataaattagcagaggccctgtcgggtcagctttgttcccattcgaagaccTCGAGCAAATTGCagcccaacagcaaactatgtcatcaaattcaagtttcacagccaaatatgagtacaagtaaacaacaatgtcatcatgttttagtcatcatacaatcaccaaacacaaatcagcatacataacaagtgatgttctcacaacaaaatactaaacaacacgttcatcaggtttcagttgtcatagcaaacacaatttcacatagtagattaaaaaacgtcttctgacaggcaaatacgacaaaagcaatctaatcatcatccgcagcagcagcgtcaacatcttcggcaAGTGTATCAGTTTGAATGTaactccccatggtgtcatcttcttcttcatcctcaatgtcctcgaacgttggcttcttcttgatcaactcttgtatgtccattgCACGACAGACAATCTTTTTGCCGGtgccattgacgtgatggttctcaaagatattaggaagatCTATgtgatcttgtacatcaggagcagtgtaagcatcatcttgttgtgcaacttcattaaatgaattcctcttctcaaacctttgcaatactctccagtcatcgttatgtgcaaatgtgtcttccaagaaaaatatttgtgttgcttgatttgccaaaataaaaggctcgttggtctggtacgccgccttgacattgatggatttgaaataatcatcaactttgggttttgcgatcctagaaaataGGTTATATAAACaatagcacaacagaaccacacaccgatgatcctttgtaacatcccaaattttcaatttggaatgttatacataggtcatcatatgcatatcatattttaattgcattttggtttgatcctcgaaattctaagcaactcaaggacccacggagagagttggggatttcgtttattttcatatttgaattctctcaaatttgaaaagaggatcattttggttttaaccaTTTTCTCTCTGAAtgtttccaatattaaaataaaagagaggggataaaatgacttctcccaaataaaagaaatattggaggaaaaatgttaaaatctaataaattattttatttggatttttattgctattttattttaattagaaaaatattcatgttttcaaaattgcatttctaggcccgaaaaatgttcactttgttctaatattttatttagacggtgaaaattgtttttggcatttttagaaaaaaatatattttttattaaGATTTTTCTATTTCGTTGGaattatttattttaaaaaaatgttctcgcgGACcgcactgggccaagggcccagccggcccACAGCGCCGCCGCCTTCGCGCGAGCATCCCCGAGCCGGACTCCTGCCGAAGTCCGGGttgatgtcgccgccgccgccgcctggggcTAGCCCCTCCCCCAAGTCGGACTCCCCCCCCGACCCCCTATAAAGCCCGCACCGCCCCACCGCCCTCTCCGCCAGCTACCGCCACCACGCACCCAACACTGCTGCCGCCTGTGCTGCCCATCgccgcgagccgccgccgcccgcgccaccgtCGCGCAACGCCGCCACCGTCGCCCCTCGCTGCCGCAGCCgaagccccgccggagccccgtGACACCATCCCTCGCCACCGATGCCGCCCGTCCCAGCCGGAATCGCGCCGTAGGTAGCCGCCGCCGCTATCGTTTcgtttttttggttaagtcaaaccgtcgtttttttagaaaacccctagatttgtttttttagatagATCGATTCGGTTTTTTTCGATTTAGttgtttagcggacgttcgtccgtttgttcgttttaacaaacgtcgTTCACCAGTTtggttctgttaacgaacgttcgtttgttcgTCTGTTCGTCctgttttattttccagggtttatcagcgattattttcgatcgcgatttctgccctgatcttcgatctagtataactttttgcttgtTTATCAAAATTAGATGAAACTAGTGCCTAAATCTTCTTTTCGaagccctctttttgtttaaccaacttgaacatgattttggtatggtaaaatttgactttagtccagattagtaaacaaacctTGTTTCGTTCATTTatcgagtttcgttgctccgttcgagTAGTTTCTTTTTGCAAGTTGAAGTTTTTTAGTAGGACTTTAGGTTTTAGATCTTCTTATtccagttttacccatgcttcttgcttgagtgcttatgtatgctattgtttgtttgcgatagaattcccggagtgcgaagcgtgctactacgagtctctaggttttgcagatcatcagcaaggcaaataacactttgatcatatccctttattacccagttttatgcattagttacaatcctcaaacattgcatggttaggatctgaataacatgtgggtttgggaagtagatgatgaggtagaacctattgcccttttattatcaaacctttgggagttacttctacattaggCTCAGGAttcctatgctatgctcgtagacgtggattgggtgagtgtatccatgatagatgtgagaattgttaattaatggttaacttaaggtggctacttaaatacacatctgggtggattggttgcgggcacctggagaagccagtgttgtcctaggatatcccggagtacccgtgtgatcatcatacgattcgccacccaggctcaaagggatcataagattattcatgctagaaacttccgcgtgcagccacaagctattatgggctctagaatagttgagtatgttgcatgacctctttcagtggtgggctagcatatgtaggggaaagtcggtgtaactgtccatctagagtaaagagttaatgtttctgaaagactgtgtctcggtcatccatttctcaaacaccatatagtgcgagaaatctaacggaggagatcgagtcttgtggggaaaagtgtgcaaaccactgcagagtgtgtaaactaatcatggttagccgggtccccgattatggacatcttgagtatctggttcttggattatcatgttgatatcATCACTCTAAATTGATATTGTGGGGTTAATTGATATTGTTTAATTGGgagtgagttggaggaaccttctcaatgttaaataaaatttattcctttgttgtagggaaaatttggctttatgcaaaaactttaaccatagagcttcccACCGGCCATAtacgcatgtagtgatagcatttattctgttcattactcctatgtgttacattgccatcatattccatgtgctgacccatttcgggctgcaacatatcatgttgcagacttttcagacgacgagtaaggtgccataggtcgttgtcgttcactcagctatgccgttggagttgatggactcactatatcttccaagccttccactattaacttatttagatggccttaagccatattattgtaataagttctctcttgagacattcaatgtaataagtgtgtgattgagactctgctataaatcctcaagtattgtgcgtgtcagcattatcgatccagggatgacactgatgcacagagactagactgtttgaggtctggtcgctacaagatggtatcagagcacacgctgactgtaggacacgaccactaagttaaaccatAGGTAACTCTTctttactcatttctgactcctctcccttttccattCTATAGGATGGCAgattcaaggaacaagtttacacaaccggatgaagacactccttttggatgacacttgaaggaagttactaggtacctgaacaccGAAATACCAAGCTTCACCTAGACCTACATCGCCCCTTTACCAATTTCCGTAACAACCAGCAGTTGAGAAGCACACAGCTGAAACCAGAAAAACGCCGACGACATTACGGTGCACATCATCATGGCAGTACCATCTGGAGCAGCATCTCGTTCCACGCGTCGATGGGGCCCGGCAGGCACCAGTGCACGCAGTCCTTGTACAGGGTCACGTTCTCGTGCGCCCAGTGCCCGTACCGGCTCGGGTGGCCGTCCGGCCGGAGCAGCATCGCCGCCGTGGTGTCCATCAGCACCAGCCTCGCGccgccccctcctctcctcctggccgcctcctcctcctgcgcgaACTCCTCCACCTGCGCCGTGTGGAAGTCGAGGCTCAGCCCGGCCATGCGCGTCTCGTTCGCCGCGTACGGCCGCGTCCGCCGGCAGTCGCCGCCCTTGTTCCACTCCCCGCCCTCGAAGTGCGTCGGCGACACCGTCCGCACGATCGCCGTCCCTTTGAAGCCCGGGTGACTCGTAACCGCCCGCAGCACCGTGCGGAACGCCACGCGCTGCGAGTGCCGCAGCGTGAGGTCGGGCACGCCCGGGACGAGGCAGTAGTGGCAGGCGACGAGGCGGCCGGACTCGTAGAACAGTGACGGCCGCGTGAACCAGTTCGCGGCCGAGAGGACGAGGTAGTCGGCGCCCGCCACGCCGGGCAGCCAGGCATCGTCCGGCTCGTCGAGGTagatgttccacagccggccgctgCCGTAGTCGGCGTCAGACTGGTTCGCCTTGACGAGgaacggcgaccagaaggtggagatGGTGAAGTTGTAAGACTCGTAGTACAGTGTCCTGAATTCTTGGTTTTTCGTCGTGGAAATGTCTTTGGGGTACTCCAGCTGCAAAACAAAAAATGAATCAAAATATATTCTCCCTCTCTAATAATCGAAAATGTAAATCATACATTTCGTAGATCAGTGATTTCTTGCAATAATTAGTGGACTGAAATTTTAAACTGACGGTTACCTTGGACAAGAGGCACATGAGGGACTGCATGTGGTTCCTGGCGAGCGAGTCCCCGACGAAGGCCATGGAGCGGCCCCTGACGGCGTCGAAGAAGGCCGCCGCGTCGAACCGCGGGAGCTCGCACTGCGCCGGCCGCCAGCGCCACCTAAGGAACCCGAGGTCGGGGCGGCCGTACTTCATGCAGTTCTGGTGCTCCTGGATCAGCGGGCAGGTCCGGTTCGTGTAGTACGGCTCGCCGCCGTCGTCCGGCACCCACTCGCCCCGGAAAATGTCGCATCCCTTGGGTACCCGGCCGACAGCAGGACGCCCGGGCTCGAGCCGCGGCGAGTCCGACGAGGAAACTGAGGCGAACCCGGACCTGTAGGTGTCGAGGAGCGAGCGTTGCTGGCgcgcggcgaggaggaagaggacgaagaggcAGAGCGCCGGGAGGGACACTGCGGTCGGGCTGGCGAGCTGGAGCTTCTGCATTCGCTGGTTCGGGGATCTGCTTCGCTACAATGGCCAGAAGCGGCGGCTGGCTGGCTGCAGGGAGAGCGGGCGCACGGAGGGGGAGTGGGTGGGCGACGAGCTCGCTAGCTAGCGCTGCGAGTAAACAATGGTGAACGCAGTACCTGCTCTGCTCGGCTTGTCGTGGGGCAGGCTGGTCGTGTAGTTTTTTACGGTTGTGAGGCGTGTTGTTGTTACTCCGAGGACAGCGTCGCAGCGATGGCAATGTACATGGCGACGAGGGTTAATTGTCTGTGGCGCGCATGTGACGGTACGTCAGCTTTGGTTTGATGggaccctcaaaaaaaaaaagcttTGGTTTGATGGGAAAGGGCCGGCAGGGCCGGGCCGGCCCCCGCGCCTGCGCTTTACTTTGAAACGCGCGTACTGGGCCCGCTGAGCGACCGGTCCATCACGTGACACTTTGTCGAGCGGATAATGCGGTCACTTGGGCAAGCAACAGCAGCAATGCAGCatgctagcaaaccattgcttcacCGTGGCCGTGAGAACACTCGAGAACTCAAGTGTTGTAGCACAAGGGCGGAGGGCGCGCGCGTATATGGTATGATGAGGTGCCGCGTGCGTGTGCTATGACACCTTGGTATCAATGTGTCACGTAAAGGGGAGCAGCCCCACGGCCGTCTTCGCACAGGCATAATGAGAGACCCAGCACCGGCGGCCGGTGATGATCTGTCTGAAGCGGTGACACCGGCGGCATCGATCGGCCCGCATGCCGTGTTGTGGCCGAGTTTCGTGTTATGACCCTTTTAGCGTAGAAATTCGAGATCTGACCtccgtttcaatttttttttttAAATCTGACCCTTTCGTAACCACCAGGGGGGCTCGGCGATAGGATCAGTCAACCTACCGTCAAGAGGCTCGGCGATAGGAAGACGGCCACAACCGTCAACTAACGTCCAGCACACCTCAGCTTACCGCCAAGGGTCATGGCGGTAGATTATGGGATCCTACCGCCGAGCCCCATGGCGGTAGGGTCATGGGGTTTTTGGCTGTAAACTTGTTGTAACCGTAAATGGCAAATCCTTGGCGGTAGGGTGTGAGAACCTACCGCCAGGGGGCTCGGCGGTAGGGCCATGTGGTTTTGCATTTTTAGTGTTTGTTTTTTCCTAAAGTTTTATCACAGCAAAGATAACAGTATAGTATATATTTTAAGAGCCTAAAATATGTAGATCTCACACAATATAACATGTATCACACTCGAGATATTAATAGCAAACGGTTTCACATAGTTTCGCAAATAGCAAATAGCAAACGGTTCGAACTAA
It contains:
- the LOC119342235 gene encoding protein trichome birefringence-like 21 encodes the protein MQKLQLASPTAVSLPALCLFVLFLLAARQQRSLLDTYRSGFASVSSSDSPRLEPGRPAVGRVPKGCDIFRGEWVPDDGGEPYYTNRTCPLIQEHQNCMKYGRPDLGFLRWRWRPAQCELPRFDAAAFFDAVRGRSMAFVGDSLARNHMQSLMCLLSKLEYPKDISTTKNQEFRTLYYESYNFTISTFWSPFLVKANQSDADYGSGRLWNIYLDEPDDAWLPGVAGADYLVLSAANWFTRPSLFYESGRLVACHYCLVPGVPDLTLRHSQRVAFRTVLRAVTSHPGFKGTAIVRTVSPTHFEGGEWNKGGDCRRTRPYAANETRMAGLSLDFHTAQVEEFAQEEEAARRRGGGGARLVLMDTTAAMLLRPDGHPSRYGHWAHENVTLYKDCVHWCLPGPIDAWNEMLLQMVLP